A single region of the Pseudomonas granadensis genome encodes:
- the estP gene encoding esterase EstP, whose amino-acid sequence MIRQTLFVPLAGCLLALACAQANAAPNPYSSFIVFGDSLNDAGTFADAGGPAGSTERYTNRTGPVYQDGSGEVYSLNSTQLLGARLGFSADQTASSSSAVRAENGQADGNNWAVGGYRTDQILDSITSQSATGERTRSGYLPSNGFRADPNALYYVSGGGNDFLQGRVLSLPQANAAADRLADSVQTLQTAGAKYVMVWLLPDVGLTPALNGTPLQTFSSTLANQFNSQLVTRLQGINAEVIPLNIPVLLSEVFADPGRFGLATDQNLTATCFSGSGCPENARYGINSAAPDPTKLIYNDGVHPTESGQKLIADYAYSLLAAPWELTLLPEMAHSTVRAHQDELRSQWQADWENWQAVGQWRAIVSAGGQHLDVDSQSSGASADGSGYNLNVGGSYRLNDAWRVGVAAGLYRQNLEAGHNDSDYKLNNYMATAFAQFQQNRWWADAALTGGKLDYDNLKRKFDLGVSEAAEKGDTDGSLWAFSTRVGYDIAQPGSEWHLSPFVSADYASVDVDGYSEKSNRATALTFDDQSRDSKRLGLGLQGKYNITAQTQVFGEYAHEREYEDDVQKVNIALNTLPANDFTLEGYTPASHLNRLSLGVSHKLTADLALRGGYTFRKDDDFKQQGLNVGVVLDF is encoded by the coding sequence ATGATCAGACAGACGTTGTTTGTACCGCTGGCCGGATGCCTGCTCGCACTGGCCTGTGCTCAGGCGAATGCAGCGCCAAACCCTTATTCCAGCTTCATCGTATTTGGCGACAGCCTCAACGACGCCGGTACCTTCGCCGACGCTGGCGGCCCGGCAGGCTCGACCGAGCGTTATACCAACCGCACCGGACCGGTCTATCAGGACGGCAGCGGTGAAGTGTATTCCTTGAATTCCACCCAACTGCTCGGCGCACGCCTGGGCTTCAGTGCCGACCAGACAGCGTCTTCCAGCTCGGCCGTACGTGCTGAAAATGGTCAGGCGGACGGCAACAACTGGGCGGTCGGTGGTTATCGCACTGACCAGATTCTCGATTCCATCACCAGCCAGTCGGCCACCGGCGAACGCACGCGCTCCGGTTACCTGCCATCGAACGGCTTTCGCGCCGATCCAAATGCGCTCTATTACGTTTCCGGTGGCGGTAATGACTTTCTGCAGGGCCGCGTTCTCAGCCTGCCTCAGGCCAACGCCGCCGCCGATCGGCTGGCCGACAGTGTGCAAACCCTGCAAACCGCCGGCGCCAAATACGTGATGGTCTGGCTCCTGCCCGACGTCGGCCTGACGCCGGCACTCAACGGTACGCCGCTGCAGACGTTCAGCAGCACCCTCGCCAATCAGTTCAACAGCCAGCTGGTGACACGGCTGCAAGGCATCAACGCCGAAGTCATTCCGCTGAACATTCCGGTGCTGCTCTCGGAAGTGTTCGCCGATCCGGGGCGCTTCGGTCTGGCGACTGACCAGAACCTGACCGCAACCTGTTTCAGCGGCAGCGGTTGCCCCGAAAACGCCCGCTACGGTATCAACAGCGCCGCGCCAGATCCGACCAAACTGATCTACAACGACGGCGTACACCCGACCGAGTCCGGGCAGAAACTGATCGCCGACTACGCCTACTCCCTGTTGGCCGCGCCTTGGGAGCTGACCCTGCTGCCGGAAATGGCCCACTCCACCGTGCGCGCGCACCAGGATGAACTGCGCAGCCAATGGCAGGCCGATTGGGAAAACTGGCAAGCGGTCGGCCAATGGCGGGCGATTGTCTCGGCGGGCGGGCAGCATCTGGACGTCGACAGCCAAAGCAGCGGCGCCAGCGCCGATGGCAGTGGTTATAACCTCAACGTCGGTGGCAGCTATCGCTTGAATGACGCCTGGCGTGTTGGCGTGGCCGCAGGTTTGTACCGGCAGAATCTGGAAGCCGGGCATAACGACTCGGACTACAAACTCAACAACTACATGGCCACGGCATTTGCCCAGTTCCAGCAGAATCGCTGGTGGGCCGACGCGGCGTTGACCGGCGGCAAACTCGACTACGACAACCTCAAGCGCAAGTTCGATCTGGGCGTCAGCGAAGCTGCCGAAAAAGGCGATACCGACGGCAGCCTGTGGGCGTTCAGCACCCGCGTCGGTTACGACATTGCCCAGCCGGGCAGCGAATGGCACTTGTCGCCCTTCGTCAGCGCCGACTACGCCAGCGTCGATGTCGACGGCTATTCAGAGAAAAGCAACCGCGCCACGGCGCTGACCTTCGACGATCAGAGCCGCGATTCGAAACGCCTCGGCCTCGGCTTGCAGGGCAAGTACAACATCACCGCGCAGACGCAGGTGTTCGGCGAATACGCCCATGAGCGCGAGTATGAAGACGACGTGCAGAAGGTCAATATCGCGCTCAACACCCTGCCGGCGAATGACTTCACTCTGGAAGGCTATACACCGGCCAGCCACTTGAACCGTCTGAGCCTGGGCGTCAGCCACAAGCTCACCGCGGATCTGGCGCTGCGCGGCGGGTACACGTTCCGCAAGGATGATGACTTCAAGCAGCAGGGTTTGAATGTCGGGGTTGTGCTGGACTTCTGA
- the trpE gene encoding anthranilate synthase component I, which translates to MIREEFLRLAADGYNRIPLACETLADFDTPLSIYLKLADQPNTYLLESVQGGEKWGRYSMIGLPCRTVLRVHDHHVSVTVDGVETESHDVEDPLAFVETFKARYNVPTIAGLPRFNGGLVGYFGYDCVRYVEKRLGKCPNPDPLGVPDILLMVSDAVVVFDNLASKMHAIVLADPTQADAFEQGQARLQELLEQLRQPITPRRGLDFSKQQSADPVFRSSFTQNDYEKAVDTIKEYILAGDCMQVVPSQRMSIDFKAAPIDLYRALRCFNPTPYMYFFNFGDFHVVGSSPEVLVRVEDNLITVRPIAGTRPRGATEEADVALEQDLLSDDKEIAEHLMLIDLGRNDTGRVSEIGSVKLTEKMVIERYSNVMHIVSNVTGQLKAGLTAMDALRAILPAGTLSGAPKIRAMEIIDELEPVKRGVYGGAVGYFAWNGNMDTAIAIRTAVIKNGELHVQAGGGIVADSVPALEWEETLNKRRAMFRAVALAEQTPD; encoded by the coding sequence ATGATCCGCGAAGAATTCCTGCGCTTGGCCGCTGACGGCTACAACCGCATTCCGCTGGCCTGCGAAACCCTGGCCGACTTCGACACACCGCTGTCGATCTACCTGAAACTGGCCGACCAGCCCAATACCTACCTGCTCGAATCAGTGCAGGGCGGCGAGAAATGGGGCCGTTACTCGATGATCGGCCTGCCGTGCCGCACCGTTCTGCGTGTACATGACCATCATGTCAGCGTCACCGTCGATGGCGTCGAGACCGAAAGCCATGACGTTGAAGATCCATTGGCCTTCGTCGAGACCTTCAAGGCGCGCTACAACGTGCCGACCATTGCCGGCCTGCCGCGTTTCAACGGTGGTCTGGTCGGTTACTTCGGTTACGACTGCGTGCGTTATGTCGAAAAACGTCTGGGCAAATGCCCGAATCCTGATCCGCTGGGCGTGCCGGACATTCTGCTGATGGTTTCCGATGCCGTTGTGGTGTTCGACAACCTCGCCAGCAAGATGCATGCGATCGTGCTGGCCGACCCGACGCAGGCCGATGCCTTCGAACAGGGTCAGGCGCGTTTGCAGGAGTTGCTCGAGCAACTGCGCCAGCCGATCACGCCGCGTCGTGGACTGGATTTCAGCAAGCAGCAGTCGGCAGATCCAGTATTCCGCTCGAGCTTCACCCAGAACGATTACGAAAAAGCCGTCGACACCATCAAGGAATACATCCTCGCCGGCGACTGCATGCAAGTGGTGCCGTCGCAGCGCATGTCGATCGACTTCAAGGCTGCGCCGATCGATCTGTACCGCGCGCTGCGTTGCTTCAACCCGACGCCGTACATGTACTTCTTCAATTTCGGCGACTTCCATGTCGTCGGCAGTTCGCCGGAAGTGCTGGTGCGCGTTGAGGACAACCTGATCACCGTGCGCCCGATCGCCGGTACGCGCCCACGCGGCGCCACGGAAGAGGCCGATGTGGCGCTGGAGCAGGATCTGCTCTCCGACGACAAGGAAATCGCCGAGCACCTGATGCTGATCGACCTGGGCCGCAACGATACCGGGAGAGTCTCGGAGATCGGTTCGGTGAAACTCACCGAGAAAATGGTCATCGAGCGTTATTCCAACGTGATGCACATTGTTTCCAACGTCACCGGCCAGTTGAAAGCCGGGCTCACCGCGATGGATGCGCTGCGGGCGATTCTGCCGGCGGGCACCTTGTCGGGCGCGCCGAAAATCCGCGCAATGGAAATCATCGACGAACTCGAGCCGGTCAAGCGGGGCGTGTACGGCGGTGCGGTCGGTTACTTCGCCTGGAACGGCAACATGGACACCGCGATCGCGATTCGCACCGCAGTGATCAAGAACGGCGAACTGCACGTGCAGGCCGGTGGCGGCATCGTCGCCGACTCGGTGCCGGCGCTGGAATGGGAAGAAACCCTGAACAAACGCCGCGCGATGTTCCGCGCCGTGGCGCTGGCCGAGCAGACCCCGGACTGA